From a single Desulfatirhabdium butyrativorans DSM 18734 genomic region:
- a CDS encoding AAA family ATPase: protein MERKIVAFSGAHGTGKTTAVYRMAANLKLEQTGSVGVILETARICPFPVLSATCDKPSQDAQMWIFTRQIQEEMQASRIYDVVVSDRTVLDSIAYTAAAGMNDLAYAMREVARHYAPIAYQSVYFRSLVDCDYCVNDGFRNQDVEFRRDVEWALLDLYDEMGIEVKHGY, encoded by the coding sequence ATGGAACGCAAGATTGTCGCTTTTAGCGGGGCTCATGGGACGGGGAAAACAACAGCCGTTTATCGCATGGCAGCCAATTTGAAGTTGGAACAAACCGGATCGGTCGGTGTGATACTGGAGACAGCCAGAATCTGCCCGTTTCCCGTGCTATCCGCAACCTGTGACAAACCCTCACAGGATGCTCAGATGTGGATATTTACGAGACAGATTCAGGAGGAAATGCAGGCGTCCAGAATATACGACGTGGTGGTTTCGGATCGAACCGTATTGGATTCCATCGCGTATACCGCTGCAGCCGGTATGAATGACCTGGCCTACGCCATGCGTGAGGTGGCGAGACATTATGCGCCGATTGCATATCAGAGCGTTTATTTCCGAAGCCTTGTGGATTGTGACTATTGCGTAAATGACGGGTTCCGCAATCAGGATGTCGAATTCCGTCGTGATGTCGAGTGGGCGCTTTTGGATTTATACGATGAAATGGGTATCGAGGTAAAACATGGATATTGA
- a CDS encoding 3D domain-containing protein → MILSTLQIHDSIRRCAIAGVYLLTINAMLLAGILWQARTTTDVLERQTELMQAEAEQAAMAPDPEESSGHRLPQPERIMAIKAVVTAYTARRQETDSDPERTAIMEKPIPGWTCAVSRDLSHWLGGKVWIEGVGVRRVNDVMNERYKKRVDVLVGKPKEAVQIASEQRQVVFLGKDQG, encoded by the coding sequence ATGATACTGAGCACCCTTCAAATACACGATAGCATTCGACGTTGCGCCATTGCTGGCGTCTATCTGCTCACAATCAACGCCATGCTCTTGGCTGGTATTCTGTGGCAGGCGCGCACTACAACCGATGTGCTTGAGCGCCAGACCGAGTTGATGCAGGCGGAGGCGGAACAGGCGGCAATGGCTCCTGATCCGGAAGAATCATCAGGCCATCGCTTGCCACAACCCGAGCGCATCATGGCAATTAAGGCCGTCGTTACAGCCTACACGGCAAGAAGGCAGGAAACCGACAGCGATCCGGAGCGAACAGCCATTATGGAAAAACCCATCCCCGGATGGACGTGTGCCGTTAGCCGCGATCTGTCCCACTGGCTGGGCGGGAAAGTATGGATCGAGGGAGTCGGTGTGCGTCGGGTGAATGACGTGATGAATGAGCGATACAAAAAACGGGTGGATGTGCTGGTTGGAAAACCGAAAGAGGCCGTCCAAATAGCATCTGAGCAGCGTCAAGTTGTGTTTTTAGGGAAGGATCAAGGATGA
- a CDS encoding zinc ribbon domain-containing protein — MIIDFAEKTGCRIIQMKDPSTLRPPKDGGTDSYLCAMLADWAVCDLMEKIKFKAGEKGITVKEVNPQYTSLRCFKCGHISENNRPEWHHFLCENCGYDTHADHNASQNLTVIGIDEMIAEQCASGNVMTKTHNSLEKELA; from the coding sequence ATGATTATCGATTTCGCTGAAAAAACCGGATGTCGAATCATACAGATGAAAGACCCATCAACCCTAAGACCACCAAAGGATGGCGGCACAGACAGCTATTTATGCGCGATGCTTGCTGATTGGGCTGTGTGCGATCTGATGGAAAAGATTAAATTCAAGGCTGGAGAAAAGGGGATAACAGTCAAGGAAGTCAATCCGCAATACACCTCTCTCCGTTGCTTTAAATGCGGGCATATATCAGAAAACAACCGGCCAGAATGGCACCATTTTTTGTGTGAGAACTGCGGATACGATACCCATGCCGATCATAATGCGAGTCAGAATCTTACTGTGATCGGAATCGATGAAATGATTGCCGAACAATGTGCGAGCGGGAACGTGATGACGAAAACCCATAACTCGCTCGAAAAGGAATTAGCATGA
- a CDS encoding ABC transporter substrate-binding protein yields the protein MLRSTIWKSARLWALLLLFGFMASACNTEKPPIRIGFSGGITGRYSDLGVSGRNGVMLAVEEINRAGGIQGRQVELIIRDDRQNPEAAIKADEDLIRQNVVAIIGHMTSAMTMAVMPLINREQVLLISPTTSTSTLTGINDWFFRTAGENEPLAQGLAEYLIQKAAIQKMAVMFDSSNRAYSETYIKSFRSRFAELGGRLTLVASFSSGNDPLRDIISQNLLQPPTDGVLIIAGGLDAALICQQIRKQHPTIPVAATGWSMTGDFLEHGGPAVEGTLFMDYFDWSSKRPSFLQFQKAYRERFGMEPNFSAVYAYDTAQVLFQSLSQNSDPKALRKTITDIGHFSGVMQDFDIDAFGDAHRHPFLITASNGRFVTPE from the coding sequence ATGCTTCGATCAACGATATGGAAGTCTGCACGCCTTTGGGCTTTGCTCCTTCTATTTGGGTTCATGGCATCCGCATGCAACACGGAAAAGCCCCCGATCCGGATCGGCTTTTCCGGTGGCATCACGGGACGCTATTCGGATCTGGGCGTGTCCGGCAGAAACGGCGTGATGCTGGCCGTGGAAGAAATCAATCGCGCGGGCGGCATTCAGGGAAGGCAGGTGGAACTCATCATCCGGGATGATCGGCAGAATCCGGAGGCCGCCATCAAAGCGGACGAGGATCTCATCCGCCAGAATGTCGTTGCCATCATCGGCCACATGACCAGCGCCATGACCATGGCCGTCATGCCCCTGATCAACCGGGAGCAAGTGCTCCTGATCAGCCCGACAACCAGCACCAGCACCTTGACCGGGATAAACGACTGGTTTTTCCGGACTGCCGGAGAAAACGAACCGCTGGCTCAGGGTTTGGCCGAATACCTCATTCAGAAAGCCGCGATCCAGAAAATGGCCGTGATGTTCGATTCGAGCAATCGGGCCTATTCCGAAACCTACATCAAGTCTTTCCGATCCCGATTCGCCGAACTCGGGGGCCGGCTGACCCTTGTGGCCTCCTTTTCCAGCGGGAACGATCCCCTGCGGGATATCATCAGCCAGAACCTGCTTCAACCGCCGACCGACGGCGTCCTGATCATCGCCGGCGGGCTGGATGCCGCCCTGATCTGCCAGCAGATTCGGAAACAACACCCGACCATACCGGTTGCCGCCACCGGATGGTCAATGACCGGGGATTTTCTGGAGCATGGCGGCCCTGCGGTGGAAGGCACGCTGTTCATGGACTATTTCGACTGGAGTTCCAAACGTCCCAGCTTTCTCCAATTTCAAAAAGCCTATCGGGAACGCTTCGGCATGGAGCCCAATTTTTCGGCTGTGTATGCATACGATACGGCCCAGGTGCTTTTTCAGTCGCTTTCGCAAAACAGCGATCCCAAAGCACTCCGGAAAACGATCACCGATATCGGTCACTTTTCCGGCGTCATGCAGGATTTCGACATCGACGCTTTCGGCGACGCCCATCGGCACCCTTTTCTCATCACGGCTTCCAACGGCCGGTTCGTCACCCCGGAGTAA
- a CDS encoding tyrosine-type recombinase/integrase, with protein MGVKIREKIKGSGEWWVFVYYAGKYTSRKIGDKKAAIQVAKRLQAELPLASFNLSPLPHKTKSDDTSFGSYAMIWVETRARLSLKKSTHHGYRLIIQKHLIPKFGKIPLSALTSMAISAYILSLYETGMKSRTIRNIKNCLSTILQSAVVDDGVLSVNPARGIRVPSPEGEEATRHPNPFTFDERAHFERMTHERSPGLIYPITVIGFRMGLRIGEILALKIGDIDFFNHNIHITRSIGRDRVTTPKSRASVRIVRMSPEAEQVVHQQIVRIKEFRLAKGWGTEMDWLFPTPSGGHYTYSGLIKAWNVVMEASGMLRRTPHDLRHTYATLRLSMGHPLAEVAKEMGHSNAKVTYETYYKWMPSESASDISEIDSKPSRTVPIPSQGKKR; from the coding sequence ATGGGCGTCAAAATCAGGGAAAAAATAAAAGGAAGCGGTGAATGGTGGGTGTTCGTATACTATGCCGGAAAATATACCAGCCGGAAAATAGGTGACAAAAAAGCCGCCATTCAGGTAGCAAAGCGGCTTCAAGCCGAATTGCCGTTGGCCTCGTTCAATCTCTCCCCCCTCCCGCACAAAACGAAATCCGACGATACCAGCTTCGGTTCCTATGCAATGATATGGGTGGAAACAAGGGCCAGGCTATCGCTGAAAAAATCAACCCATCATGGTTACAGATTGATCATCCAAAAGCACTTGATCCCGAAATTCGGGAAAATCCCCTTGAGCGCACTGACATCGATGGCCATATCCGCCTATATTCTCTCCCTCTATGAAACCGGCATGAAAAGCCGGACAATCCGGAACATCAAAAACTGTCTGAGTACGATTTTGCAATCGGCTGTCGTGGACGATGGTGTGCTCTCGGTGAATCCTGCCCGTGGTATCCGTGTTCCATCGCCGGAGGGTGAAGAGGCCACACGACATCCCAACCCGTTTACGTTCGATGAGCGGGCACACTTCGAGCGCATGACACACGAGCGGTCCCCCGGATTGATCTATCCGATAACGGTGATTGGGTTTCGAATGGGGTTGCGGATCGGGGAGATTCTGGCTCTAAAAATAGGGGATATCGATTTTTTCAACCATAACATCCACATCACGCGGAGCATCGGCAGGGACCGCGTTACGACGCCGAAGAGCCGTGCATCGGTGCGCATTGTGCGCATGTCACCGGAAGCCGAACAGGTGGTGCATCAACAGATTGTGCGTATCAAGGAATTTCGGCTTGCCAAAGGATGGGGAACAGAAATGGACTGGCTTTTCCCGACACCGTCGGGGGGCCACTACACCTATTCCGGTTTGATCAAAGCCTGGAACGTTGTCATGGAAGCATCCGGGATGCTGCGTCGAACCCCGCATGATCTGCGGCACACATACGCAACGCTCAGATTGTCGATGGGGCACCCGCTTGCGGAAGTGGCAAAGGAAATGGGTCACTCAAACGCCAAAGTAACCTATGAAACCTATTATAAATGGATGCCTTCGGAATCGGCCTCGGACATCTCGGAAATCGATTCAAAACCGTCTCGGACCGTCCCTATACCGTCCCAAGGAAAAAAGAGATAA
- a CDS encoding phage baseplate assembly protein V, translating into MSQQDIQSHGMTPMPQNPKRRYQGEYIGIVESIDDPDKLMRVRVRVKGVFTDDVPVDDLPWATYRLPIGFRPNDGLFTPVDVGDYVWVDFPFGGDTRRPRITGSVHYCPESTPNFPDDAWEGPDGPQAKRSGDEPEASEKPQYSKDCIYKQHGVQAEIREDGTFRITQAQTGTNVEITKDGAVILHGVSDLFITTETNRFDQVAGDEKRDITGNDDVTIGADASLTVMGDMTEHVTGSIMSEATGDYQASAQRVLKLTSAEKIVIQAPSVEIN; encoded by the coding sequence ATGAGCCAACAGGACATTCAAAGCCATGGCATGACACCGATGCCGCAAAACCCCAAACGGCGCTATCAGGGTGAATATATCGGGATCGTAGAGAGTATCGATGATCCGGATAAGCTGATGCGGGTTCGGGTTCGGGTGAAAGGAGTTTTTACCGATGATGTTCCGGTCGATGATTTGCCATGGGCGACGTACAGGCTTCCTATCGGGTTTCGGCCAAACGATGGCCTTTTTACTCCGGTGGATGTTGGCGACTATGTGTGGGTGGATTTTCCGTTCGGTGGAGACACGCGAAGGCCGCGCATTACGGGAAGCGTTCATTATTGCCCCGAATCGACACCGAATTTCCCCGACGATGCTTGGGAGGGACCTGACGGGCCGCAAGCCAAGCGTTCCGGAGACGAGCCGGAGGCAAGCGAGAAGCCGCAATACAGCAAGGACTGTATCTATAAACAACACGGCGTACAGGCTGAAATCCGTGAGGACGGAACCTTTCGGATCACACAGGCTCAAACGGGGACCAATGTGGAGATTACCAAGGATGGGGCTGTGATCCTGCATGGGGTGAGTGATCTGTTCATCACGACCGAGACCAACCGGTTCGATCAGGTGGCAGGAGACGAAAAACGGGATATCACCGGGAATGATGATGTAACCATCGGGGCCGATGCCTCGCTTACGGTGATGGGGGATATGACGGAGCATGTAACCGGATCGATCATGAGCGAGGCAACGGGTGATTATCAGGCATCGGCCCAACGGGTGCTTAAACTGACTTCCGCCGAAAAGATTGTAATTCAGGCCCCGTCTGTGGAGATCAATTGA
- a CDS encoding phosphoadenosine phosphosulfate reductase family protein: MKISDIEDKHNLVISLSGGKDSTAMLLMLLEKGYSKNIHSIVFFDSGWDFPDMLLHIHKLQKYIERDIVILRPELSFNYWMYERPIMAKKGHLKNTIHRIGNGWPSYSRRWCTRIKVNTIQKYISNISDAVSMIGYASDEKHRVKITQNNSKGKKCFPLIDWNITEQQALEYCYNKGFNWNGLYNHFKRVSCFCCPLQRKSELKILRRYYPDLWHKMLEMDSKIPGHNRGFRGYQSVHELERCFLEQDRQLLFLGEGEWGLFLARR, translated from the coding sequence ATGAAAATATCCGATATAGAAGATAAACATAATCTTGTTATATCCCTAAGTGGAGGGAAAGATTCCACTGCTATGCTGTTGATGCTTTTGGAAAAAGGATATAGCAAAAATATCCATAGCATTGTCTTTTTCGACTCCGGATGGGATTTTCCAGACATGCTATTACATATTCATAAACTGCAAAAGTACATTGAACGAGACATAGTAATTCTAAGACCAGAATTATCATTCAACTATTGGATGTACGAACGACCCATTATGGCTAAAAAGGGCCATCTCAAAAACACAATACATAGGATTGGCAATGGATGGCCAAGTTATTCAAGGAGATGGTGTACTCGTATCAAGGTAAATACTATTCAGAAATATATATCAAATATATCAGATGCAGTATCGATGATCGGCTATGCCAGTGATGAAAAGCATAGGGTAAAAATAACTCAGAATAATTCTAAAGGTAAGAAATGTTTCCCGTTGATAGACTGGAATATTACAGAACAACAAGCATTAGAATATTGCTACAATAAGGGATTTAATTGGAATGGGTTATACAATCATTTTAAACGAGTATCATGTTTTTGTTGTCCTCTACAGCGAAAAAGCGAACTAAAAATTCTGAGACGCTATTATCCCGATTTGTGGCACAAAATGCTTGAGATGGATTCTAAAATACCTGGGCATAATCGTGGTTTTAGGGGTTATCAAAGCGTTCACGAATTAGAACGATGTTTTCTGGAGCAAGATCGGCAATTATTGTTTTTAGGGGAAGGCGAGTGGGGTTTATTTCTTGCTCGACGGTGA
- a CDS encoding helix-turn-helix domain-containing protein — protein MSDIINGWAKPKQAARYAGVSVESIRQWMQDGLPYASVSSRLVLIRISDIDAFLEKRIRKTNDIAMALDQMVSSITDSIRGNRDGRQNQGKNKRKR, from the coding sequence ATGAGCGACATAATCAACGGATGGGCAAAACCAAAACAGGCTGCACGGTACGCGGGTGTATCTGTGGAATCTATTCGGCAATGGATGCAGGACGGTCTACCGTATGCGTCCGTCAGCTCCAGGCTGGTATTGATCCGGATATCCGATATCGATGCATTTCTTGAAAAACGTATTCGGAAAACAAATGATATTGCCATGGCGCTGGATCAAATGGTATCGTCCATAACGGACTCGATACGGGGGAACCGGGATGGGCGTCAAAATCAGGGAAAAAATAAAAGGAAGCGGTGA